Proteins from one Erpetoichthys calabaricus chromosome 11, fErpCal1.3, whole genome shotgun sequence genomic window:
- the LOC114660653 gene encoding natterin-4-like isoform X2: MKTIIELKTPPLPVDYPLENEDSKSTEDRESFNKDNTNLRWVRWNGSLPQGAISFPNPKCSRVDYVSKFMNNAGFYTPSKGSHCYYSMSDKEERSDTFDILVNKDYFEPLVWKSGRFGSVPANSVKSCALAGVLVGRTSHGLGKVVPQHKACFCPYEGKEYCHNFYDVLTISEENYFQQIFDIIYKTEQQTVVRQSNKILGNTTIDNLHDHCVQTSLQIHICFAMEKCWDIGRSTAAGVKTQITAPVPHFDKKHITLGAKKTFQCNKGTMLSEEKTHEMHQTLNINIPARSKCTVQIQGEIINACLPFTAKLKRKYKSGPRQTSIEGVFKTASYEGFKAIVGQFQSTET, encoded by the coding sequence ATGAAGACGATTATTGAGCTAAAGACACCACCCTTGCCTGTGGATTACCCCTTAGAAAATGAGGACAGCAAATCTACTGAAGACAGGGAATCTTTTAACAAGGACAACACCAATCTTAGATGGGTGAGGTGGAACGGGAGTCTTCCACAAGGAGCCATATCTTTCCCTAATCCAAAATGCTCTCGGGTAGACTATGTGAGCAAATTTATGAATAATGCAGGGTTTTATACACCAAGCAAAGGTTCCCATTGTTACTATAGTATGTCAGACAAAGAAGAGAGGTCTGACACTTTTGACATTCTAGTAAATAAAGATTACTTTGAACCTTTAGTATGGAAAAGTGGACGCTTTGGATCAGTGCCAGCAAATTCTGTTAAATCTTGCGCGTTAGCAGGTGTTCTTGTTGGTAGGACTTCTCATGGATTGGGAAAAGTGGTTCCCCAACACAAAGCATGTTTTTGCCCTTATGAAGGGAAGGAATACTGCCACAATTTTTATGATGTACTCACCATTAGTGAAGAAAATTATTTTCAGCAAATTTTTGACATCATCTACAAAACAGAACAACAGACAGTGGTGAGGCAGTCAAACAAAATTCTGGGTAACACCACAATCGATAACCTTCATGATCACTGTGTGCAAACATCTCTTCAAATACATATTTGTTTCGCTATGGAGAAGTGCTGGGATATTGGCCGCTCTACTGCTGCTGGGGTAAAAACCCAAATAACTGCACCTGTACCCCATTTTGATAAGAAACACATTACCTTAGGAGCGAAAAAAACCTTTCAGTGCAACAAGGGAACCATGCTCTCAGAAGAGAAAACTCATGAAATGCACCAAACTCTTAATATTAATATTCCAGCTAGAAGCAAATGCACGGTACAAATTCAAGGTGAAATCATAAATGCCTGCCTACCCTTCACAGCGAAGTTAAAGCGCAAGTACAAGAGTGGCCCGAGACAGACGTCCATTGAAGGTGTGTTCAAAACAGCATCATATGAAGGCTTCAAAGCCATTGTGGGTCAGTTTCAGTCTACTGAAACATAG
- the LOC114660653 gene encoding natterin-1-like isoform X1, which translates to MEEALYPLNEEEKTGETMKTIIELKTPPLPVDYPLENEDSKSTEDRESFNKDNTNLRWVRWNGSLPQGAISFPNPKCSRVDYVSKFMNNAGFYTPSKGSHCYYSMSDKEERSDTFDILVNKDYFEPLVWKSGRFGSVPANSVKSCALAGVLVGRTSHGLGKVVPQHKACFCPYEGKEYCHNFYDVLTISEENYFQQIFDIIYKTEQQTVVRQSNKILGNTTIDNLHDHCVQTSLQIHICFAMEKCWDIGRSTAAGVKTQITAPVPHFDKKHITLGAKKTFQCNKGTMLSEEKTHEMHQTLNINIPARSKCTVQIQGEIINACLPFTAKLKRKYKSGPRQTSIEGVFKTASYEGFKAIVGQFQSTET; encoded by the exons ATGGAAGAAGCTCTCT ATCCTttgaatgaagaagaaaaaacaggtGAAACCATGAAGACGATTATTGAGCTAAAGACACCACCCTTGCCTGTGGATTACCCCTTAGAAAATGAGGACAGCAAATCTACTGAAGACAGGGAATCTTTTAACAAGGACAACACCAATCTTAGATGGGTGAGGTGGAACGGGAGTCTTCCACAAGGAGCCATATCTTTCCCTAATCCAAAATGCTCTCGGGTAGACTATGTGAGCAAATTTATGAATAATGCAGGGTTTTATACACCAAGCAAAGGTTCCCATTGTTACTATAGTATGTCAGACAAAGAAGAGAGGTCTGACACTTTTGACATTCTAGTAAATAAAGATTACTTTGAACCTTTAGTATGGAAAAGTGGACGCTTTGGATCAGTGCCAGCAAATTCTGTTAAATCTTGCGCGTTAGCAGGTGTTCTTGTTGGTAGGACTTCTCATGGATTGGGAAAAGTGGTTCCCCAACACAAAGCATGTTTTTGCCCTTATGAAGGGAAGGAATACTGCCACAATTTTTATGATGTACTCACCATTAGTGAAGAAAATTATTTTCAGCAAATTTTTGACATCATCTACAAAACAGAACAACAGACAGTGGTGAGGCAGTCAAACAAAATTCTGGGTAACACCACAATCGATAACCTTCATGATCACTGTGTGCAAACATCTCTTCAAATACATATTTGTTTCGCTATGGAGAAGTGCTGGGATATTGGCCGCTCTACTGCTGCTGGGGTAAAAACCCAAATAACTGCACCTGTACCCCATTTTGATAAGAAACACATTACCTTAGGAGCGAAAAAAACCTTTCAGTGCAACAAGGGAACCATGCTCTCAGAAGAGAAAACTCATGAAATGCACCAAACTCTTAATATTAATATTCCAGCTAGAAGCAAATGCACGGTACAAATTCAAGGTGAAATCATAAATGCCTGCCTACCCTTCACAGCGAAGTTAAAGCGCAAGTACAAGAGTGGCCCGAGACAGACGTCCATTGAAGGTGTGTTCAAAACAGCATCATATGAAGGCTTCAAAGCCATTGTGGGTCAGTTTCAGTCTACTGAAACATAG